TTCATGGGAAAAATTCAAAAAAATATCAACCTCCTCACGGCGCACTCAATTACTCCTCCAGGGGCCGATCGGGGCCTAAATTTTCTAAGTCAGCTTCCCAATCAGCTCAAGAATTGCGATCGCGCATTGCTATTCCCAACTATCAATGCTGCTTTAGCAAATCTATAAAAATCACTAATTAAGAAACGAATAGCCATTAGGAGCCAAATCATGCTTACTTTGCTCTCATCAACCGGGGCAATCGATCGTTAAAAATCTTGCAGAAAAAATATTCACCCCAAGCTAATTTTTCAACGATCACGAGTGATTCCTTTGTCGTAGATTAAAAAAGCGATCCGTGGGCAGGCCCACTCCCTTCCCACCCTTAGCTCCCAGTTGGAGTGATTGTTCTTAAACTTCGCAACCAAATCCATGTTCTTACAGGAAACCCTGGCGGCTTTCATCACACGGATGGATGGCATCGCTCCAAGTAATTTTGTTCCCCTGTTTGCGCCCCTGCTGGCCACCGCCGAAGCCGAAAACGCCCCGATCGTTTTGGCTGGCGTGCTTTTATCTCTGGTGATCATTTATTTGTCCAGCAAACTTGGCTCAGAACTGGCCAAGCGGCTAGACTTTCCCCCCGTTTTGGGCGAATTAGTTGCCGGGGTGATCGTTGGGGTGTCGGCACTGCACCTGATCGTGTTCCCAGAAGGGGGCTTGACGGCCAATGACTCGATCGTGATGCAGGCCCTCAGCCTGATTAACACCCTCACGCCCGAAGCCGTCACGGATATCTTTAGCTCCCAAAGCGAAGTCATTTCCGTGCTGGCGGAACTGGGCGTGATTGTGTTGCTGTTTGAAATCGGCTTGGAGTCCGACCTGCGGCAGCTCAAAGAAGTGGGCATTCAGGCCACCGTTGTGGCCTGTGTGGGAGTCGCGGTTCCCTTTGTTGCGGGCACTGCGGGGCTGATGACCATTTTTGGTGTGCCCGCCATTCCTGCCATCTTTGCGGGCGCGGCCCTGACCGCCACCAGCATCGGGATTACCTCCAAAGTCCTGTCGGAGTTGAACCAACTCAAGTCCAAGGAAGGACAAATCATCGTCGGCGCGGCGGTGATTGATGATGTGCTGGGGATTGTGGTGTTGGCCGTGGTGGCCAGCCTGGCCAAGACCGGCGAAATTGACACCGGCAACGTGATCTATTTGATTGTTAGCTCCACGGTGTTTCTGTTTGGCTCCATTTTGCTGGGCGGTGTATTCAACAAGTTTTTTGTGAAGACCGTCGAAGCGCTGAAAACACGCGGCAACATTGTGATTCCGGCCTTTATTTTTGCCTTCTTCATGGCATTTTTAGGCAACGCAATTCATTTGGAAGCCATCTTGGGGGCCTTTGCGGCCGGGTTGGTGTTGGATGAAAGCGATGCCCGCAATGAGCTGGATGAGTTGGTGAAGCCGATCGCGGATTTGCTGGTGCCCATTTTCTTTGTGACGGTTGGGGCCCGCGCCGATTTGAGTGTGCTGAATCCGGCAGTTCCCGAAAACCGGGCCGGCCTGCTGATTGCCGTGTTCTTGGTGGCCGTGGCAATCGTGGGCAAGTTGGTGACCGGCTGGGCCGTGTTTGGGCAACCGGGCATTAACCGCTTGGCGATCGGGGTGGGTATGATTCCCCGGGGCGAAGTGGGTCTGGTGTTTGCGGGCATCGGTTCCGCCAGCGGTGTGCTGAGCAAGCCCCTGGAAGT
The window above is part of the Limnothrix sp. FACHB-406 genome. Proteins encoded here:
- a CDS encoding cation:proton antiporter, with product MDGIAPSNFVPLFAPLLATAEAENAPIVLAGVLLSLVIIYLSSKLGSELAKRLDFPPVLGELVAGVIVGVSALHLIVFPEGGLTANDSIVMQALSLINTLTPEAVTDIFSSQSEVISVLAELGVIVLLFEIGLESDLRQLKEVGIQATVVACVGVAVPFVAGTAGLMTIFGVPAIPAIFAGAALTATSIGITSKVLSELNQLKSKEGQIIVGAAVIDDVLGIVVLAVVASLAKTGEIDTGNVIYLIVSSTVFLFGSILLGGVFNKFFVKTVEALKTRGNIVIPAFIFAFFMAFLGNAIHLEAILGAFAAGLVLDESDARNELDELVKPIADLLVPIFFVTVGARADLSVLNPAVPENRAGLLIAVFLVAVAIVGKLVTGWAVFGQPGINRLAIGVGMIPRGEVGLVFAGIGSASGVLSKPLEVSIIIMVILTTFLAPPFLRVAFGQQESSTSESTP